From Plasmodium chabaudi chabaudi strain AS genome assembly, chromosome: 12, the proteins below share one genomic window:
- a CDS encoding GMP synthase [glutamine-hydrolyzing], putative (term=annotation;date=20101203;qualifier=added_EC_number=6.3.5.2;qualifier=added_gene_name=gmps;curatorName=ucb@sanger.ac.uk;~term=annotation;date=20150825;qualifier=removed_product=GMP synthetase, putative;qualifier=added_product=gmp synthase [glutamine-hydrolyzing], putative;curatorName=ucb@sanger.ac.uk;~pfam_scan;Pfam:PF00958.18; E()=3.8E-32;score=110.0;query 455-543;description=GMP_synt_C;~pfam_scan;Pfam:PF00117.24; E()=2.2E-31;score=108.9;query 11-216;description=GATase;~pfam_scan;Pfam:PF02540.13; E()=3.5E-6;score=26.2;query 239-311;description=NAD_synthase;~iprscan;InterPro:IPR004739 : GMP synthase, N-terminal;TIGR_TIGRFAMS:TIGR00888; score=1.6E-53;query 9-220;description=GMP synthase, glutamine amidotransferase;~iprscan;InterPro:IPR017926 : Glutamine amidotransferase type 1;Pfam:PF00117; score=1.2E-31;query 11-216;description=Glutamine amidotransferase;~iprscan;InterPro:IPR017926 : Glutamine amidotransferase type 1;Prosite:PS51273; score=29.154;query 8-223;description=Glutamine amidotransferase;~iprscan;InterPro:IPR025777 : GMP synthetase ATP pyrophosphatase domain;Prosite:PS51553; score=72.583;query 224-419;description=GMP synthetase ATP pyrophosphatase domain;~iprscan;InterPro:IPR029062 : Class I glutamine amidotransferase-like;Superfamily:SSF52317; score=4.58E-45;query 6-253;description=Class I glutamine amidotransferase-like;~iprscan;InterPro:IPR001674 : GMP synthase, C-terminal;Pfam:PF00958; score=1.3E-35;query 453-543;description=GMP synthase, C-terminal;~iprscan;InterPro:IPR001674 : GMP synthase, C-terminal;TIGR_TIGRFAMS:TIGR00884; score=6.0E-123;query 232-544;description=GMP synthase, C-terminal;~iprscan;Superfamily:SSF54810; score=2.48E-44;query 424-544;description=null;~iprscan;Superfamily:SSF52402; score=2.44E-44;query 210-465;description=null;~iprscan;InterPro:IPR022310 : NAD/GMP synthase;Pfam:PF02540; score=3.6E-6;query 239-311;description=NAD/GMP synthase) → MEGNNYDMILVLNFGSQYFHLIVKRLNNIKIYSETKDYNVDLKDIQNLNIKGVIFSGSPHSVNAKNGPHVKKEVLNYFIENKIPIFGICYGMQELAFQMNGKVGKSKNSEHGSTDVTLISHDYKDNASYKNYKLLEKDTNCLLFDDIKDTSKMNVWMNHTEEVIEIPENYYLVNSSENCFICGIYNKEYNIYGVQFHPEVYETIDGDQMFYNFAYKICKCTKTFDPIKYHEVEFNNIKKYAHDHYVIAAMSGGIDSTVAAAMTHKIFKDRFFGIFIDNGLLRKNEGEKVYTFIKNTFPDMNITKIDASEIFLNQLKGVTDPEQKRKIIGKLFIEEFEKAVYSMDIDIEKTYLLQGTLYPDIIESKCSKNLSDTIKTHHNVGGLPKNLKFKLFEPFKFLFKDDVKKLSQELNLPKELTNRHPFPGPGLAIRVIGEIDKHKLDILREVDDIFINSLKEFNLYDDIGQAFAVIFSSKSVGVRGDARSYDHICALRAVKTTSYMTASYYKIPHDILEKITTRILSNVKGVNRILYDISSKPPSTIEFE, encoded by the coding sequence atggAAGGAAATAACTATGATATGATATTAGTTTTAAACTTTGGATCTCAGTATTTCCATTTAATTGTCAAACGATTGaataatatcaaaatatacaGTGAAACAAAAGATTATAATGTTGATTTAAAAgatattcaaaatttaaatataaagggAGTTATATTTTCAGGAAGTCCACATTCTGTTAATGCAAAAAATGGTCCTcatgtaaaaaaagaagtattaaattattttatagaaaataaaattcctATATTTGGTATATGCTATGGTATGCAAGAATTAGCTTTCCAAATGAATGGAAAAGTTggtaaatcaaaaaattctGAACATGGAAGTACTGATGTAACATTAATATCACATGACTATAAAGACAATGCATCATATaagaattataaattattagaaaAGGATACTAATTGCTTATTATTTGATGATATAAAAGATACCAGCAAAATGAATGTATGGATGAATCATACAGAAGAGGTAATTGAGATTCCTGAAAATTACTATTTAGTAAATTCAAGtgaaaattgttttatttgtggaatttataataaagaatataatatatatggtgTTCAATTTCATCCAGAAGTATATGAAACAATAGACGGAGATCaaatgttttataattttgcatataaaatatgtaaatgcACAAAAACATTTGATCCTATAAAATATCATGAAGttgaatttaataatattaaaaaatatgcacacGATCATTATGTAATTGCTGCTATGTCAGGAGGAATTGATAGTACTGTTGCTGCTGCAATGacacataaaatatttaaagatCGTTTTTTTGGAATATTTATAGATAATGGATTATTACGAAAAAACGAAGGAGAAAAAgtttatacatttataaaaaatacatttcctgatatgaatataacaaaaattgaTGCCTCTGAAATTTTCTTAAATCAATTAAAAGGTGTTACCGATCCagaacaaaaaagaaaaataattggaaaattatttatagaaGAATTTGAAAAAGCAGTATATAGTATGGATATAGATATcgaaaaaacatatttattacaagGAACATTATATCCTGATATTATAGAAAGTAAATGCTCGAAAAATTTATCAGATACTATTAAAACTCATCATAATGTAGGAGGATTaccaaaaaatttaaaattcaaattatttgaaccatttaaatttttatttaaagatgatgttaaaaaattatcacaAGAATTAAACTTACCAAAAGAATTAACAAATAGACACCCATTTCCAGGACCTGGTTTAGCAATACGTGTTATTGGAGAAATTgataaacataaattaGATATTTTAAGAGAAGTagatgatatatttattaattctttaaaagaatttaatttatatgatgaTATAGGACAAGCATTCGctgttatattttcatcaaaatCAGTAGGAGTAAGAGGAGATGCACGATCCTATGATCATATTTGTGCACTAAGGGCCGTAAAAACAACATCCTATATGACAGCaagttattataaaatccCACATGacattttagaaaaaataactaCTCGTATATTGAGTAATGTCAAAGGAGTTAACAGAATACTCTATGATATTTCTTCTAAACCCCCATCCACAATAgaatttgaataa
- a CDS encoding phosphoglucomutase, putative (pfam_scan;Pfam:PF02880.12; E()=7.5E-13;score=48.5;query 337-456;description=PGM_PMM_III;~pfam_scan;Pfam:PF02878.12; E()=8.0E-33;score=112.9;query 49-187;description=PGM_PMM_I;~pfam_scan;Pfam:PF02879.12; E()=6.1E-24;score=84.5;query 222-327;description=PGM_PMM_II;~iprscan;InterPro:IPR005846 : Alpha-D-phosphohexomutase, alpha/beta/alpha domain III;Pfam:PF02880; score=7.2E-13;query 337-456;description=Alpha-D-phosphohexomutase, alpha/beta/alpha domain III;~iprscan;InterPro:IPR005845 : Alpha-D-phosphohexomutase, alpha/beta/alpha domain II;Pfam:PF02879; score=4.2E-24;query 222-327;description=Alpha-D-phosphohexomutase, alpha/beta/alpha domain II;~iprscan;InterPro:IPR005844 : Phosphoglucomutase/phosphomannomutase alpha/beta/alpha domain I;Pfam:PF02878; score=9.1E-33;query 49-187;description=Alpha-D-phosphohexomutase, alpha/beta/alpha domain I;~iprscan;InterPro:IPR016066 : Alpha-D-phosphohexomutase, conserved site;Prosite:PS00710; score=1.0;query 149-158;description=Alpha-D-phosphohexomutase, conserved site;~iprscan;InterPro:IPR016055 : Alpha-D-phosphohexomutase, alpha/beta/alpha I, II and III;Superfamily:SSF53738; score=4.32E-18;query 220-326;description=Alpha-D-phosphohexomutase, alpha/beta/alpha I/II/III;~iprscan;InterPro:IPR016055 : Alpha-D-phosphohexomutase, alpha/beta/alpha I, II and III;Superfamily:SSF53738; score=1.1E-41;query 37-247;description=Alpha-D-phosphohexomutase, alpha/beta/alpha I/II/III;~iprscan;InterPro:IPR016055 : Alpha-D-phosphohexomutase, alpha/beta/alpha I, II and III;Superfamily:SSF53738; score=7.85E-27;query 317-465;description=Alpha-D-phosphohexomutase, alpha/beta/alpha I/II/III;~iprscan;InterPro:IPR036900 : Alpha-D-phosphohexomutase, C-terminal domain superfamily;Superfamily:SSF55957; score=4.71E-10;query 472-580;description=Alpha-D-phosphohexomutase, C-terminal domain superfamily) yields the protein MDKIKNPELLKSIEVWNLFSKPKYLSDQTKEVINNSNEDELKKLFLNRLNFGTAGLRGKMGVGFNAMNVVTIIQTTQGLCTYLINKYGADACKNRGIIFGFDGRHNSESFAHVASAVCLSKGFKVYLFSQTVATPILCYSSFKKSCLCGVMVTASHNPKIDNGYKLYGENGAQIIPPVDKNVSDCILDNLKPWNDIYKYLDDDFYLKDKSLVKDIYHEMFDSFISDLKKEFNFSCNRNSRTKLVIVYSPMHGVGRKFVQGIMQIVGYNNLLTVPQQALPDPEFSTVTFPNPEEKGALDLSMELADQVKSPLVVANDPDADRFACAEKYNNKWKILSGDELGIIFAYFIMKDYEKKNIDKSKHVFLCTIVCSRMLKMLCQKHGYKYDETLTGFKWLINKAIEYNDNKHNTLYCYEEALGHALSKHIRDKCGISALAYWVEIAIHLYENNSTFHQCLEDIRKEIGYFVSNNGYYTILDSNDVANIFNEFRSKGNYKKQLASYKIAHIRDLTTGYDSQTPDKKSLIAPTPDSQNITLYFENTAIVTIRASGTEPKIKWYGEISRKSYDEAKKDIDKLIDEVMPVFMQPDKYKVKRC from the coding sequence ATGGATAAGATAAAAAATCCAGAGTTGCTCAAGAGTATTGAGGTGTGGAACTTATTTTCGAAACCAAAGTATTTGTCCGATCAAACCAAGgaagtaataaataattccaATGAGGACGaattaaagaaattattTCTAAATAGGTTGAATTTTGGAACTGCCGGTTTAAGAGGCAAAATGGGTGTTGGTTTCAATGCAATGAATGTAGTCACAATAATTCAAACAACCCAAGGTTTgtgtacatatttaataaataaatatggagCAGATGCATGTAAAAATCGAGGAATAATATTTGGTTTTGATGGAAGGCATAATTCAGAATCTTTTGCCCATGTTGCATCAGCTGTATGTTTATCAAAAGGATTTAaggtatatttatttagcCAAACAGTTGCTACCCCTATTTTATGCTATTcaagttttaaaaaaagttgcTTATGCGGAGTTATGGTAACAGCTTCTCATAACCCTAAGATAGATAAtggatataaattatatggtGAAAATGGGGCACAGATAATTCCTCCagttgataaaaatgtatctGATTGTATATTAGATAATTTAAAGCCATggaatgatatatataaatatttagatgatgatttttatttaaaagataaatcATTAgttaaagatatatatcatGAGATGTTTGATTCGTTTATAtctgatttaaaaaaagaatttaattttagCTGTAATAGAAACTCACGTACAAAGTTAGTTATTGTTTATTCACCTATGCATGGTGTAGGTAGGAAATTTGTTCAAGGAATTATGCAAATTGTTGggtataataatttattgaCTGTACCCCAACAAGCATTACCAGATCCAGAATTTTCAACCGTTACTTTTCCAAACCCAGAAGAAAAAGGTGCATTAGATTTATCAATGGAATTAGCAGATCAGGTTAAGAGTCCATTAGTAGTTGCTAATGATCCAGATGCAGATAGATTTGCTTGTGccgaaaaatataataataaatggaaGATATTATCAGGCGATGAATTAGGAAttatatttgcatattttattatgaaagattatgagaaaaaaaatatagacaaATCAAAGCATGTCTTTTTATGTACTATTGTTTGTTCAAGGatgttaaaaatgttatgtCAAAAACatggatataaatatgatgaaaCACTAACAGGTTTTAAATGGTTAATTAATAAAGCTATAGAATATAATGACAATAAGCATAATACATTATATTGTTATGAAGAAGCCTTAGGACATGCATTATCAAAACATATTAGAGATAAGTGTGGTATATCTGCTTTAGCTTATTGGGTAGAAATAGctatacatttatatgaaaataattcgaCATTTCATCAATGCTTAGAAGATATTAGAAAAGAAATAGGATATTTTGTAAGCAATAATGGATATTACACTATTCTTGATTCAAATGATGTTGCtaacatatttaatgaaTTTAGATCTAAaggaaattataaaaaacagCTAGCTTCCTATAAAATTGCGCATATTAGGGACCTAACTACAGGCTATGACTCACAGACGCCCGataaaaaatcattaaTCGCACCAACACCAGATTCACAAAATATTACactttattttgaaaacaCAGCTATAGTTACTATAAGAGCAAGTGGAACAGAacccaaaataaaatggtaTGGTGAAATATCTAGAAAGAGTTATGATGAAGCAAAGAAGGATATAGACAAATTAATAGATGAAGTTATGCCCGTGTTTATGCAACCAGATAAATACAAAGTTAAAAGATGCTAG